A window from Rhizosphaericola mali encodes these proteins:
- a CDS encoding chaperone modulator CbpM → MSTELEIIAVEKYCNSNNVEIEFVHALHAVGLIEIVQSDNLENLYLDELSKLERFIRLHYELQVNVEGIDIIDSLLSKLASLQNDYQYLQSKLSLYE, encoded by the coding sequence ATGTCAACAGAATTAGAAATTATTGCTGTAGAAAAATATTGTAATAGCAATAATGTAGAAATAGAATTTGTGCATGCATTGCACGCGGTTGGTTTGATTGAAATCGTTCAGTCTGATAATTTGGAAAATCTTTATTTAGATGAATTGTCCAAATTAGAACGTTTTATTAGGCTACACTATGAACTACAAGTAAATGTTGAAGGGATTGATATTATTGATTCTTTGCTCAGTAAATTGGCATCTCTCCAAAATGATTACCAATATTTACAATCCAAACTTTCTTTATATGAATAA
- a CDS encoding sensor histidine kinase, translated as MFNFRFTGRNIFILGTLLFLISSAFFSHYLSGKLAATEKQKVEIWANAQKFLSTANAGDQNGLDLAILISTSNTDIPIIETNEKDIPSGMTRNLDSVRLKKDPQYLNKELAKFRHENEPIIVKLSGNSILENRYYYGSSSLQITLQYFPLIQFVIVGLFCIMFLIIQKTKTKNEQNLLWIGMAKETAHQLGTPLSSLEGWLEILKLHAENETYIPEIKRDLERLQLVSDRFGKIGSSPKLELKDINLQIDNMVNYIRKRAAGKIAIHFSCKPDTILASISPPLFDWVIENLLKNALDAMDGKGNIEVQSFLQNHHIIIEVKDSGKGIAPANIGKVFLPGFTTKKRGWGFGLALTKRIIEEYHHGKIIVKDSEVGRGTTFRIQLPIS; from the coding sequence ATGTTCAATTTTAGATTTACGGGAAGGAATATTTTCATTTTAGGAACGTTACTTTTTCTCATAAGTAGCGCTTTTTTTTCCCATTATCTTTCAGGTAAATTAGCTGCCACTGAAAAACAAAAAGTGGAGATTTGGGCAAATGCACAAAAGTTTCTTTCGACCGCAAATGCTGGAGATCAGAATGGATTGGATTTGGCAATTTTGATTTCTACGTCTAATACAGATATTCCTATCATCGAAACGAACGAAAAAGATATTCCATCAGGGATGACGCGAAATTTGGATTCGGTTAGATTGAAAAAAGATCCACAATATTTGAATAAAGAATTAGCCAAATTTAGGCATGAAAACGAACCAATTATTGTCAAACTCTCAGGAAATTCTATTTTAGAAAATAGGTATTACTATGGTTCGAGTAGTTTGCAAATTACGTTGCAATATTTTCCCCTTATTCAATTTGTTATTGTTGGGTTGTTTTGTATAATGTTTTTAATCATACAAAAGACAAAAACAAAAAATGAACAAAATCTTTTGTGGATTGGTATGGCGAAAGAAACGGCGCATCAATTAGGAACACCGTTGTCAAGTTTGGAAGGTTGGTTAGAGATTTTGAAATTACATGCAGAAAATGAAACGTATATCCCAGAAATTAAACGTGATTTGGAGCGTTTGCAATTAGTTTCTGACAGATTTGGAAAAATTGGTAGTTCTCCAAAATTGGAATTGAAGGATATCAATTTGCAGATTGATAACATGGTCAATTATATTCGAAAAAGAGCAGCAGGAAAGATAGCTATTCATTTTTCTTGTAAACCAGATACTATACTTGCTAGCATTTCTCCTCCATTATTCGATTGGGTGATTGAAAATCTTTTGAAAAACGCATTAGATGCCATGGATGGTAAAGGAAATATCGAGGTTCAATCATTTTTGCAAAATCATCATATCATTATCGAGGTTAAAGACTCGGGAAAGGGAATTGCACCAGCCAATATTGGCAAAGTTTTTCTACCTGGATTTACAACGAAAAAACGTGGCTGGGGATTTGGATTAGCATTGACTAAAAGAATTATCGAAGAATATCATCACGGCAAAATTATTGTAAAAGATAGTGAAGTAGGAAGAGGAACAACTTTTAGAATACAATTACCAATCTCATAG
- a CDS encoding catalase, whose translation MSNEKQQNRKLTTASGIPYNHNEDTMTAGSRGPALLQDYILHEKMAHFNRERIPERVVHAKGSGAFGTFTVTHDITKYTKAKLFSQIGNQCKMLARFSTVGGEKGSADTERDPRGFALKFYTEEGNWDLVGNNTPVFFIKDAKKFGDFIHTQKRDPHTNLKSPTMMWDFFSLNPETLHQVIILFSDRGTPYGYRHMHGYGSHTFSMINAANERVWVKFHFRTKQGVKNFNQEEANEMKGKDPDFAQRDLVESIDNKDFPQWTMYIQVMTESEADNFKFNPFDLTKTWSQKEYPLIEVGTMELNEIPANYFADVEQAAFAPAHVIPGISYSPDKMLQGRILSYPDAQRYRIGANYEQLPVNRCPYMTSHSNYHRDGHMALDGNGGADPNYFPNSFDDIYESEIEEPALAIKGDTYWYDRNAEGENDHYSQPGILFSQVMSEEDRAHLIHNLVSSLSAVEGSKKDLILNRQLCHFFRANIGWGIKVAQGLGIDVDQAMIQH comes from the coding sequence ATGAGTAACGAAAAACAACAAAATCGCAAATTAACGACCGCATCTGGTATTCCATATAACCATAATGAAGATACAATGACAGCTGGAAGTCGTGGTCCGGCATTGTTGCAAGACTATATTCTTCATGAGAAAATGGCGCATTTTAATCGTGAACGTATTCCTGAGAGAGTGGTGCATGCCAAAGGCTCTGGTGCATTTGGAACGTTTACCGTGACGCACGATATTACAAAATATACCAAAGCCAAATTATTTTCTCAAATCGGTAATCAATGTAAAATGCTTGCACGATTCTCTACAGTTGGCGGGGAAAAAGGAAGTGCGGATACAGAAAGAGATCCGCGAGGTTTTGCGCTAAAATTTTATACAGAAGAGGGAAATTGGGATTTAGTTGGAAATAATACGCCAGTATTTTTTATAAAAGATGCGAAGAAATTCGGAGATTTTATACACACGCAAAAAAGAGATCCACATACCAATCTAAAAAGCCCGACCATGATGTGGGATTTTTTCAGCTTGAATCCTGAAACTTTACATCAAGTTATTATTTTGTTTAGCGATCGAGGTACGCCTTACGGCTATCGTCACATGCACGGATATGGTAGTCATACTTTTTCCATGATTAATGCGGCAAATGAAAGAGTTTGGGTTAAATTTCATTTTAGAACAAAACAAGGTGTGAAAAATTTCAATCAGGAAGAAGCGAATGAAATGAAGGGTAAAGATCCAGATTTTGCACAAAGAGATTTGGTTGAATCCATTGATAACAAAGATTTTCCACAATGGACGATGTATATACAAGTAATGACAGAAAGCGAAGCGGATAATTTTAAATTTAATCCTTTTGATTTGACTAAAACATGGTCTCAAAAGGAATATCCCTTAATAGAAGTAGGTACTATGGAATTAAATGAAATTCCTGCCAATTACTTTGCCGATGTAGAACAAGCTGCATTCGCACCAGCACATGTCATTCCTGGTATTAGTTATTCACCAGATAAAATGTTACAAGGGCGCATTTTGTCTTATCCAGATGCCCAACGTTATCGTATTGGAGCTAATTATGAGCAACTTCCTGTAAATCGTTGCCCTTATATGACATCACACAGCAATTATCATCGTGATGGACACATGGCATTAGATGGAAATGGAGGTGCAGATCCGAATTATTTTCCAAATAGTTTTGATGATATATACGAATCAGAAATTGAAGAGCCTGCATTAGCTATAAAAGGGGATACGTATTGGTACGATAGAAATGCAGAGGGAGAAAATGATCATTATTCTCAACCAGGAATTTTATTTTCTCAAGTAATGTCTGAGGAGGATCGAGCTCATTTGATACATAATCTAGTAAGTTCATTAAGTGCAGTAGAAGGATCAAAAAAAGATTTGATTTTAAATCGTCAATTATGTCATTTTTTTAGGGCAAATATTGGGTGGGGCATCAAAGTAGCACAAGGATTAGGTATTGATGTCGATCAAGCAATGATACAACATTAG
- the mscL gene encoding large conductance mechanosensitive channel protein MscL: MGFVKEFKDFAIKGNVVDLAVAVVIGGAFGKIVTSLVDDIITPGILTPALKKANLQNLSELVIPGTAIKYGSFLSNVISFFIIALALFIVIKGINSLKKKEVEAPAAPAEPSSTDKLLMEIRDSLKK, translated from the coding sequence ATGGGATTCGTAAAAGAATTTAAAGATTTTGCCATCAAAGGAAATGTAGTTGATTTAGCCGTTGCCGTTGTTATCGGTGGTGCATTTGGAAAAATAGTAACATCATTGGTAGATGATATTATCACACCAGGCATATTGACTCCAGCATTGAAAAAAGCTAATTTGCAAAATCTATCAGAACTTGTAATTCCGGGTACGGCGATCAAGTATGGTAGTTTTTTGTCTAATGTCATTTCATTCTTTATCATTGCATTAGCTTTATTCATTGTTATCAAAGGAATTAATTCTTTGAAAAAGAAAGAAGTTGAAGCTCCTGCTGCACCAGCAGAACCAAGTTCTACAGACAAATTATTGATGGAAATCCGTGATTCTTTGAAAAAATAA
- the frr gene encoding ribosome recycling factor, with amino-acid sequence MNEELEMLLMEAEASMQKGMDHLEVEMNRIRAGKATPTILDGVSIEYYGAPTPISQVANISILDVRTISIQPWEKNMLAVIERGIMAANIGITPQNDGVQIRLFLPPLTEERRKELFKKASSEGEQAKVTIRNARRDTMDDIKKMQKDGLSEDVAKDIEKKVQDLTDRYIANVEKRLAVKEKEMMTV; translated from the coding sequence ATGAACGAAGAATTAGAAATGCTTTTGATGGAAGCAGAAGCATCGATGCAAAAAGGGATGGACCATTTGGAAGTGGAAATGAATAGAATCAGAGCTGGAAAAGCTACGCCTACAATTTTGGATGGCGTTTCCATCGAATATTATGGCGCTCCTACACCGATCAGTCAAGTTGCCAATATCAGCATTTTGGATGTTCGTACAATCAGTATACAACCTTGGGAAAAAAATATGCTTGCTGTAATTGAGAGAGGTATTATGGCTGCTAATATCGGCATCACCCCACAAAATGATGGTGTGCAGATTCGTTTATTTTTACCTCCATTGACGGAGGAAAGAAGAAAGGAATTATTCAAAAAAGCATCTTCTGAGGGCGAACAAGCTAAAGTAACTATCAGAAATGCTCGTAGAGATACAATGGATGATATCAAAAAAATGCAAAAAGATGGCTTGAGCGAAGACGTTGCAAAAGATATCGAAAAGAAAGTGCAAGATCTTACCGATCGCTATATTGCCAATGTTGAAAAACGTCTAGCCGTAAAAGAAAAAGAAATGATGACAGTTTAA
- a CDS encoding segregation and condensation protein A produces the protein MNNNNYQIKLPQFEGPFDLLLFFIERDELDIYNIPITKITSDFLAYVHDQERLNIELSSEFILFIATLMRIKAKMLLPRKELDDQGNEVDPRQELVEKLLEYKKYKQASIELAEKEAERLLMQKRGNVQKELLGIGEQASEGTEIQTLTLFRLMKTFEKVMERLQEKSNKPVHTVIKYNYTMDGSREYLMTEIQSTHTVPFDKIFQNCESRIHALFLFLSLLELAQMRYMTVLVGDGRNNFIIEWNDNRDEELADAPIPEGTLSQDEAIAPEINQ, from the coding sequence TTGAACAATAATAATTACCAAATAAAGCTGCCTCAGTTTGAAGGCCCTTTTGATCTGTTGCTTTTCTTTATCGAAAGAGATGAATTGGATATTTATAATATTCCAATTACAAAGATTACATCTGATTTTTTGGCTTATGTGCATGATCAAGAGCGCTTAAATATTGAGTTGAGTAGCGAATTTATTTTGTTTATTGCGACTTTGATGCGTATCAAAGCCAAAATGCTTTTGCCTAGAAAAGAATTGGATGATCAAGGAAATGAAGTGGATCCGAGACAAGAATTGGTGGAAAAATTATTGGAATATAAAAAATATAAACAAGCATCCATCGAATTAGCTGAAAAAGAAGCTGAGCGATTATTGATGCAAAAACGTGGTAACGTCCAAAAAGAACTTTTGGGCATCGGTGAGCAAGCATCCGAAGGCACGGAGATTCAAACTTTGACATTGTTTCGCCTGATGAAGACCTTTGAAAAGGTCATGGAAAGATTACAGGAAAAAAGTAATAAGCCTGTTCATACCGTTATCAAATACAACTATACGATGGATGGCAGCCGGGAATATTTAATGACAGAAATCCAATCTACACATACGGTTCCATTTGATAAAATATTCCAAAATTGTGAATCTCGCATTCACGCACTTTTTCTCTTTCTATCTTTATTGGAATTAGCTCAGATGCGCTATATGACGGTTTTGGTAGGTGACGGACGAAACAATTTCATTATTGAATGGAATGATAATCGCGACGAAGAATTGGCGGATGCACCTATTCCAGAAGGTACATTGTCTCAAGATGAGGCAATAGCGCCAGAAATTAATCAATAA
- a CDS encoding outer membrane protein assembly factor BamB family protein, with translation MKKFDIYILFIVTLCLYACKKDNPNSQIFDSIAFVGSNDTKLYAVDLQTGKTKWEFKTGMGIFSNPQIYEGMVYCASGDSKIYSIDINTGEAKWEFKTGNGISSNFTIQDGIIYTGSYDTYVYAIDAKSGNLKWKFKTDSYIQSSPEIKDSILNIGSTDNVIYALNISNGLPKWELNIGSPIMSSPVISNGILYIAGGRDKKLYAIDITAGEKKWEFVTNGETLSDPKVFEGTVYIGSRDQNMYAINTSNGTLKWSFKTNGEIISSPFIKNNVIYFGNINYSFFAINVDDGHKQWELSTNGLVGNPIATDNFIYAGSSDDCLYSFDISTGQPNKKFTSFGLIYTAPAILKSDGSFVNAE, from the coding sequence ATGAAAAAATTTGACATCTATATATTATTTATCGTTACCTTATGTTTATATGCATGTAAAAAGGATAATCCAAATTCTCAAATATTTGATTCAATAGCATTTGTCGGCAGCAACGACACCAAGTTATATGCTGTAGATCTGCAAACGGGCAAAACAAAATGGGAATTTAAAACTGGGATGGGGATATTTTCTAATCCTCAGATATATGAAGGAATGGTGTATTGCGCTAGCGGAGATTCTAAAATATATTCAATTGATATCAACACTGGAGAAGCAAAATGGGAATTTAAAACAGGAAATGGGATTTCATCTAACTTCACGATTCAAGATGGGATAATATATACAGGGAGTTATGACACTTATGTATACGCAATTGATGCCAAATCTGGAAATTTGAAATGGAAATTTAAAACTGACAGTTACATTCAATCATCTCCAGAAATAAAAGATAGTATTTTAAATATTGGAAGTACAGATAATGTGATTTATGCTTTAAATATCTCTAATGGACTACCAAAGTGGGAATTAAACATTGGAAGTCCGATAATGTCCTCACCTGTAATTTCAAATGGAATCTTATATATTGCAGGAGGTCGAGATAAAAAACTTTATGCAATCGATATCACAGCAGGAGAGAAAAAATGGGAATTTGTTACAAATGGCGAAACCTTATCAGATCCTAAAGTTTTTGAAGGAACGGTATACATAGGAAGTAGAGATCAAAACATGTATGCAATAAATACTTCAAATGGCACTCTCAAGTGGTCATTCAAAACAAATGGAGAGATCATATCTTCTCCATTTATTAAAAACAATGTTATTTACTTTGGTAATATAAATTATAGTTTTTTTGCAATCAATGTGGATGATGGACACAAACAATGGGAACTTTCAACGAATGGTCTTGTCGGCAATCCAATAGCTACAGATAATTTTATATATGCCGGATCTTCGGATGATTGTTTGTATTCATTTGATATTTCTACAGGTCAACCAAATAAAAAGTTTACCTCATTTGGTCTAATATATACAGCACCTGCAATATTGAAAAGTGATGGATCTTTTGTAAATGCTGAATAA
- a CDS encoding DUF2795 domain-containing protein, protein MFWTLELASYLEDAPWPATKDELIDFAIRSGAPIEVVENLQELEDEGEVYESIEDIWPDYPSQEDFLFNEDEY, encoded by the coding sequence ATGTTTTGGACCTTAGAATTAGCAAGTTATCTTGAAGATGCACCTTGGCCAGCTACCAAAGACGAATTGATAGACTTTGCCATTCGTTCTGGAGCGCCAATTGAAGTGGTAGAGAATCTACAAGAACTTGAGGACGAAGGAGAAGTATATGAAAGTATTGAAGATATTTGGCCTGATTATCCTAGTCAGGAAGATTTTCTCTTTAATGAAGATGAATATTAA
- the uvrB gene encoding excinuclease ABC subunit UvrB codes for MEFKLHTPFSPAGDQPKAIEQITKGIKEGEPFQTLLGVTGSGKTYTMANVIQNLQRPTLILTHNKTLVAQLYGEFKQFFPENAVGYYVSYYDYYQPEAYMPVSNTYIEKDLSINEELDKLRLQATAELLSGRRDIVVVASVSCIYGIGNPTEFENGIVRIKVGQQISRQGFLHSLVNSLYSRTQVDFKRGTFRVHGDTIDINLPYVDYGYRISFFGDEIESIESIDITTNKRMERLDNAAIFPANLYLAPKDMLQQIMEEIQDEMMAQVDYFNSTERPQEAQRIKERTEYDLEMIRELGYCTGIENYSRFFDRRAPGTRPFCLLDYFPKDFLLMVDESHQTIPQISGMYGGDRSRKLTLVEYGFRLPSAIDNRPLSFNEFESMIGQTLFVSATPGNYELEKSEGIIVEQVVRPTGLLDPPIEVRPSVNQIDDLLDEIDKRVKKRERILVTTLTKRMAEEMDKYLHRININSKYIHSDVDTLERVEILRQLRLGEIDVLVGVNLLREGLDLPEVTLVAILDADKEGFLRNEKSLTQTAGRAARNANGLVIFYADKMTDSMQRTIDETNRRREIQIAYNTKHNITPKTVTKSTEQVFAQTSVLDIKGYDERKSYAIAADQDIVPDIAAEDGVKFERKKTIPQMEKTIAQTKKRMEKAAKDMDFMEAARLRDVMFAQEKELKEMQK; via the coding sequence ATGGAATTCAAATTACACACGCCATTTTCGCCTGCGGGTGACCAACCCAAGGCAATCGAACAAATTACAAAAGGTATCAAAGAGGGCGAGCCATTTCAAACTTTATTAGGTGTAACCGGTTCGGGTAAAACTTATACGATGGCCAATGTGATTCAAAATTTGCAAAGACCTACTTTAATTTTAACACATAATAAAACACTCGTTGCACAATTGTACGGAGAGTTCAAACAATTTTTTCCAGAAAATGCAGTCGGCTATTATGTAAGTTATTACGATTATTATCAACCGGAGGCATATATGCCCGTGAGCAATACTTACATTGAGAAAGACTTGAGTATCAATGAGGAATTAGATAAATTACGTTTACAAGCTACAGCGGAATTGTTGAGTGGAAGGCGAGATATCGTAGTTGTAGCGAGTGTAAGTTGCATCTATGGTATCGGCAATCCTACCGAATTTGAAAATGGGATTGTTCGGATAAAAGTTGGACAACAAATTTCGCGTCAAGGATTTTTACACTCTTTAGTTAATTCCTTGTATTCGAGAACGCAAGTCGATTTTAAACGCGGAACTTTTCGTGTGCATGGCGATACGATCGACATCAATCTGCCTTATGTAGATTATGGCTATCGCATTAGCTTTTTCGGAGATGAGATTGAATCAATTGAGAGCATTGATATTACGACGAATAAACGCATGGAAAGATTAGACAATGCCGCCATTTTTCCTGCAAATTTATATCTCGCACCCAAAGATATGCTCCAACAAATTATGGAGGAGATTCAAGATGAAATGATGGCACAAGTGGATTATTTCAATAGTACGGAGCGACCTCAAGAAGCGCAACGTATCAAAGAGCGTACGGAATATGATCTGGAAATGATACGCGAATTGGGATATTGTACTGGGATTGAGAATTATTCTCGTTTTTTTGATAGAAGAGCACCTGGAACGCGTCCGTTCTGCTTGTTAGATTATTTTCCCAAAGATTTTTTATTAATGGTCGATGAAAGTCATCAAACGATACCTCAGATTTCGGGAATGTATGGTGGTGACCGTAGTCGAAAATTGACCTTAGTAGAATACGGATTTCGCTTACCTAGTGCGATCGATAACCGTCCATTGAGTTTCAATGAATTTGAAAGTATGATTGGGCAGACTCTTTTCGTCAGTGCTACACCAGGTAATTATGAATTGGAAAAATCAGAAGGAATTATTGTCGAGCAGGTTGTACGTCCAACGGGATTGCTAGATCCGCCAATCGAAGTTCGCCCAAGTGTAAATCAAATCGATGACCTTTTGGATGAAATTGATAAGCGTGTGAAAAAACGCGAACGTATTTTGGTTACCACATTAACCAAACGTATGGCGGAAGAAATGGATAAATATTTACATAGAATAAATATCAATTCTAAATATATCCATAGCGATGTTGATACGTTGGAACGTGTGGAGATTTTACGTCAATTGCGTTTGGGAGAAATTGATGTACTTGTCGGCGTAAACCTATTGAGAGAAGGTTTGGATTTACCCGAAGTGACTTTAGTCGCAATTTTAGATGCGGACAAAGAAGGTTTTTTGAGAAATGAAAAGTCATTGACGCAAACAGCCGGTCGTGCTGCACGTAATGCCAATGGTTTGGTTATATTTTATGCGGATAAAATGACGGATAGTATGCAACGCACGATTGATGAAACGAATCGTCGACGTGAAATACAAATTGCTTACAACACCAAACATAATATCACACCAAAAACAGTTACCAAAAGTACGGAACAAGTATTTGCCCAAACATCGGTTTTGGATATTAAAGGATACGATGAGCGAAAAAGTTATGCTATCGCAGCGGATCAAGATATCGTACCAGATATTGCAGCCGAAGACGGTGTGAAATTTGAAAGAAAAAAAACCATTCCTCAAATGGAAAAAACGATCGCGCAAACCAAAAAACGGATGGAAAAAGCAGCGAAAGACATGGATTTCATGGAAGCAGCAAGACTCCGTGATGTGATGTTTGCACAGGAAAAAGAATTGAAAGAAATGCAAAAATAA
- the rsgA gene encoding ribosome small subunit-dependent GTPase A, which yields MQATIYKSTGSWYQAKAENQTFYNTRIKGKFKINGITSTNPVAVGDLVEIDIEDEEQKTAIVTKILDRQNYIVRSSPHNRNQRHIVASNLDQVFLFASLRDPKTSLGFIDRFLVSAEAWHVKCSLIFNKTDLYTEHDWKILEQIKVVYQPLGYEVFELSLEADKGLDKLKNAFQGKTTLVSGQSGVGKSTFINAILPEENIRTQEVSDWSGKGMHTTTFAQMYDINAESRLIDTPGIREFGITNDISSQELSHYFPEMRERLQDCKFNNCLHINEPGCAIKDAVENSEIALDRYLSYCNILETLPKNTY from the coding sequence GTGCAGGCAACAATATACAAATCAACAGGTAGCTGGTATCAAGCGAAAGCGGAAAACCAAACTTTTTACAACACAAGAATAAAAGGTAAATTCAAAATCAATGGTATTACATCCACCAATCCTGTTGCGGTGGGCGACTTGGTAGAAATTGATATTGAAGATGAGGAACAAAAAACCGCTATCGTCACTAAAATTTTGGATCGACAAAATTATATCGTCCGCTCCTCTCCGCATAACCGCAATCAACGCCATATCGTTGCATCTAATTTAGATCAAGTTTTCCTATTTGCAAGTTTACGTGATCCCAAAACATCTTTAGGATTTATCGATCGTTTTTTGGTTTCCGCGGAAGCATGGCATGTGAAATGTTCTTTGATTTTCAACAAGACGGATTTGTATACAGAGCATGATTGGAAAATATTGGAACAAATAAAAGTCGTGTATCAACCACTTGGTTATGAAGTATTTGAATTGAGTTTAGAGGCTGATAAAGGTTTGGATAAATTGAAAAATGCGTTTCAAGGAAAAACAACTTTAGTCAGTGGACAAAGTGGAGTCGGCAAATCAACTTTTATCAATGCCATTTTACCTGAAGAAAATATTCGTACACAAGAAGTGAGCGACTGGAGTGGCAAAGGAATGCATACAACGACATTTGCACAGATGTATGACATCAACGCCGAAAGCAGGTTGATCGACACGCCTGGTATACGCGAATTTGGGATTACGAATGATATTTCATCTCAAGAATTGTCTCACTATTTCCCTGAAATGCGTGAGCGTTTACAAGATTGTAAATTCAATAATTGTTTGCATATAAACGAACCCGGTTGTGCTATTAAAGATGCTGTTGAAAATAGCGAAATCGCCCTGGATCGCTATCTCAGCTATTGTAATATATTGGAAACTTTGCCTAAAAATACTTATTGA
- a CDS encoding transketolase yields MADIQELRDTATQIRRDIVRMVHGANSGHPGGSLGCTDFFTALYFDVMKRKPGFDMNGIGEDLFFLSNGHISPVFYSTLARAGYFPISELGTFRKLNSRVQGHPTTHEGLPGIRIASGSLGQGMSVAIGAALAKRQNGDDSIVYSLHGDGELNEGQNWEAIMSAPNFDLTNYIATIDWNGQQIDGPTKEVMDLGDLEAKFKAFKWQTIVVKEGNNIEEIIKALTKAKEMLKNGAPVAVLLETEMGKGVDYMEGHHGWHGKAPNDEQLASALRQLPETLGDY; encoded by the coding sequence ATGGCAGATATTCAAGAATTAAGAGATACAGCTACGCAAATCCGTAGAGATATTGTACGTATGGTACATGGTGCTAATAGTGGTCACCCAGGTGGATCCTTAGGTTGTACAGATTTTTTCACTGCATTATATTTTGATGTAATGAAACGTAAACCAGGATTTGACATGAATGGAATTGGTGAAGATTTATTCTTCCTTTCTAATGGTCACATCTCTCCAGTATTTTATTCTACTTTAGCTAGAGCTGGTTATTTCCCAATTTCTGAATTGGGTACATTTAGAAAATTAAATTCTCGTGTACAAGGTCACCCAACAACGCATGAAGGTTTGCCTGGTATCAGGATTGCGAGTGGTTCTCTTGGTCAAGGTATGAGCGTTGCCATCGGTGCGGCTCTTGCTAAAAGACAAAATGGTGACGACTCTATCGTTTACTCTTTACATGGTGATGGTGAATTGAACGAAGGACAAAACTGGGAAGCGATCATGTCTGCTCCTAACTTTGATCTTACTAACTATATCGCAACTATCGACTGGAATGGTCAACAAATCGACGGTCCAACTAAAGAAGTGATGGATTTGGGTGATTTAGAAGCTAAATTCAAAGCATTCAAATGGCAAACAATCGTTGTTAAAGAAGGTAACAACATTGAAGAAATCATCAAAGCTTTGACTAAAGCAAAAGAAATGTTGAAAAACGGCGCTCCAGTTGCAGTTCTTTTGGAAACTGAAATGGGTAAAGGTGTGGATTACATGGAAGGTCATCATGGCTGGCATGGTAAAGCACCAAACGACGAACAATTAGCGTCTGCATTGAGACAATTACCAGAAACTTTAGGTGACTATTAG
- a CDS encoding MBL fold metallo-hydrolase: MKIVALQDGIFSVDGTKQFVPFNPAVDDIDVRPHGSVFLSVTPFLVEKDNEVIILDTGLGTKNDQGEWKIVENLAKYGHRPEEVTKVIFSHLHKDHIKGLGAFDDNGIFHYTFPNATHYYQGKEMEYAMSKGAPSFDIQTLQALKDRPGNVILDGDGEILPGITYQVTGGHTPFHQAIYLQEGEDKYLFGADEAPMLTQMRNRINAKYDYDGKKAMEWRKKWWENEGEDGWKFLFYHDPKVVIYSKK; encoded by the coding sequence GTGAAGATCGTAGCATTACAAGATGGGATTTTTTCAGTCGATGGAACTAAGCAATTTGTACCCTTTAATCCAGCTGTAGATGATATAGATGTACGTCCACACGGAAGTGTTTTCCTTTCTGTAACGCCATTTTTAGTTGAAAAAGACAACGAAGTTATTATTTTAGATACAGGTTTGGGTACGAAGAATGACCAAGGAGAATGGAAAATTGTTGAAAATTTGGCAAAATATGGTCATCGTCCAGAAGAGGTTACTAAGGTCATTTTTTCTCATTTACACAAAGATCATATTAAAGGTTTGGGTGCATTTGATGATAATGGAATATTTCACTATACCTTTCCCAATGCGACGCATTATTATCAAGGAAAAGAGATGGAATATGCGATGAGTAAAGGAGCTCCATCATTTGATATTCAGACATTACAAGCATTGAAAGACAGACCTGGCAATGTTATTTTGGATGGAGATGGGGAAATTTTACCAGGAATTACTTACCAAGTTACAGGTGGACATACGCCTTTTCATCAAGCAATTTATTTACAAGAAGGCGAGGATAAATATTTATTTGGTGCAGATGAGGCGCCCATGTTGACGCAAATGCGTAATCGTATCAATGCAAAATATGATTACGATGGCAAGAAAGCAATGGAATGGCGTAAAAAATGGTGGGAAAATGAAGGAGAAGATGGGTGGAAATTTCTATTTTACCATGATCCTAAAGTTGTTATATATTCAAAGAAATAA